One Vallitalea longa DNA segment encodes these proteins:
- a CDS encoding anti-sigma factor family protein, with translation MNCDKVLDIISLYIDEQLSTKEKKAFEEHIASCNKCKEELDFMQNIINDVNDLNEDKELPKDFHKNLMVKIDNTNAAKKKIENKITKLNKFKKYYTAVAAAFVVVVIFGLIRMNNTDMYTSDGLHFDKQSVVEESTENDKKPLENVKDNPKTFSVTDKSVSTDNDTDVNEREQNQSIKGNKELPQTTKTVPRSIEPSNENSESVNIEFNENNEDNIKAENQQILSMDGKEKNGETKIVKTDKDESNNDTVDEISNAENANNSKSDDYGNNQNESNKKTGVNWYVSSIIVISLIIVLFLPLLIIKNIKNKLNR, from the coding sequence ATAAAGTATTAGATATAATATCGTTATATATTGATGAACAATTATCTACGAAAGAAAAAAAAGCGTTTGAAGAGCATATTGCAAGTTGTAATAAATGTAAAGAAGAACTTGATTTTATGCAGAATATCATCAATGATGTTAACGATTTAAATGAAGATAAAGAATTGCCAAAAGATTTCCATAAAAATCTAATGGTTAAAATAGATAACACAAATGCAGCTAAAAAGAAGATTGAAAACAAAATAACTAAGCTTAACAAATTCAAAAAGTATTATACAGCAGTTGCAGCAGCATTTGTAGTAGTTGTTATTTTTGGGTTGATTAGGATGAATAATACTGATATGTATACCAGTGATGGATTACATTTTGATAAACAATCTGTAGTTGAAGAAAGTACTGAAAATGATAAAAAACCTCTAGAAAATGTTAAAGACAATCCAAAAACATTTTCAGTAACTGATAAATCAGTTTCCACAGATAATGATACCGATGTTAATGAAAGAGAACAAAATCAGAGTATAAAAGGAAATAAAGAATTACCTCAAACTACAAAAACAGTACCGAGAAGTATTGAGCCTAGCAATGAAAATAGTGAATCTGTCAATATTGAATTTAATGAGAATAATGAGGATAATATTAAAGCTGAAAATCAACAAATATTATCTATGGATGGAAAAGAAAAAAATGGAGAAACAAAAATTGTTAAAACAGACAAGGATGAATCAAATAATGATACCGTTGATGAAATATCCAATGCCGAAAATGCGAATAATAGTAAATCTGATGATTATGGTAATAATCAAAATGAATCAAACAAGAAAACAGGGGTTAATTGGTATGTAAGTAGTATCATAGTGATTTCATTAATTATTGTATTATTTTTACCGTTATTAATTATAAAAAATATAAAGAATAAATTAAATAGATAG